Proteins co-encoded in one Cupriavidus nantongensis genomic window:
- a CDS encoding PilZ domain-containing protein: MNTAVAGTGPAEAGFGSVTASGGGAASRPNVLSLSIKDQAGLYAAYMPFLARGGIFVPSNRPFRLGEQVFLVLSLLDRPQKYQIAGHVAWITPAGTPMKTPGVGVHLPDDDNGRNLRRAVEEILGKMLESGRPTQTL; encoded by the coding sequence ATGAACACGGCAGTCGCCGGCACCGGGCCGGCCGAGGCGGGCTTTGGCAGCGTCACAGCGAGCGGAGGCGGGGCGGCGTCGCGGCCCAACGTGCTGTCGCTGTCGATCAAGGACCAGGCCGGGCTGTACGCGGCCTATATGCCGTTCCTGGCGCGCGGCGGCATCTTCGTGCCGTCGAACCGACCGTTCCGGCTGGGCGAGCAGGTGTTCCTGGTATTGTCGCTGCTGGACCGGCCGCAGAAATACCAGATCGCGGGCCATGTGGCCTGGATCACCCCGGCGGGCACGCCGATGAAGACGCCCGGCGTCGGCGTGCACCTGCCCGACGACGACAACGGGCGCAACCTGCGCCGCGCGGTGGAGGAAATCCTGGGCAAGATGCTGGAGTCCGGGCGCCCCACCCAAACCTTATGA
- a CDS encoding FadR/GntR family transcriptional regulator — protein MFQKVPARALTDNVAEQLLDKIQSGAFARGDKLPTEAVLSEEFGVSRTVVREAISRLKYEGVVESRQGSGVFVTLQAGIRPLRIDYTDTGTLEAVLQIVELRRAIEAEVAAQAARRRTDASMAAIDAALARLDEVVAQGGDGVAEDVGFHRAIAEATGNPYFLKTLEFLSQYLEAATRVTRTNEARRADFSRQVREEHQAIVAAIRAGDPLAARNAAQNHMYNAAHRLAQLGADESGDQHGATN, from the coding sequence GTGTTCCAGAAAGTCCCTGCCCGCGCCCTGACCGACAACGTTGCCGAACAGTTGCTGGACAAGATCCAGAGCGGCGCCTTTGCCCGCGGCGACAAGCTGCCGACCGAGGCGGTACTGTCCGAGGAGTTCGGCGTCAGCCGCACCGTGGTGCGCGAGGCCATCTCCCGGCTGAAGTACGAAGGCGTGGTCGAGTCGCGCCAGGGCAGCGGCGTGTTCGTGACGCTGCAGGCCGGCATCCGCCCGCTGCGCATCGACTACACCGACACCGGCACGCTCGAAGCGGTGCTGCAGATCGTCGAACTGCGCCGCGCGATCGAGGCCGAAGTCGCCGCGCAGGCGGCCCGGCGCCGCACCGATGCCTCGATGGCGGCGATCGACGCCGCGCTGGCCCGCCTCGACGAGGTGGTGGCGCAGGGCGGCGACGGCGTCGCCGAGGACGTGGGCTTCCACCGCGCCATCGCCGAGGCCACCGGCAACCCCTATTTCCTCAAGACGCTCGAGTTCCTGAGCCAGTACCTCGAAGCCGCCACCCGCGTGACCCGAACCAACGAGGCGCGGCGCGCGGACTTTTCGCGCCAGGTGCGCGAGGAACACCAGGCCATCGTCGCCGCGATCCGCGCCGGCGACCCGCTGGCCGCGCGCAACGCCGCGCAGAACCACATGTACAACGCCGCGCACCGGCTGGCCCAGCTGGGGGCCGACGAGAGCGGCGACCAGCATGGCGCCACCAACTGA
- a CDS encoding GNAT family N-acetyltransferase — protein MPATVLICPWSEARERARAIRYTVFVEEQGVPVELEWDEWDEPSWHALALADDGTPLATGRLLPDGHIGRMAVLKPARGSGVGALVLEALMRKAEQLGYPELVLNAQTHAAPFYARVGFEQVGPEFEEAGIPHVEMRKRLRG, from the coding sequence ATGCCCGCCACCGTCCTGATCTGCCCCTGGTCCGAAGCCCGCGAACGCGCGCGCGCCATCCGCTACACCGTCTTTGTCGAAGAGCAGGGCGTGCCGGTGGAACTGGAATGGGACGAATGGGACGAGCCCAGCTGGCATGCGCTGGCACTGGCCGACGACGGCACGCCGCTGGCCACCGGCCGGCTGCTGCCCGACGGCCATATCGGCCGCATGGCCGTGCTGAAGCCGGCGCGCGGCAGCGGCGTCGGCGCGCTGGTGCTGGAGGCGCTGATGCGCAAGGCGGAACAGCTGGGTTATCCGGAACTGGTTCTCAACGCGCAGACCCACGCGGCGCCGTTCTATGCGCGCGTGGGCTTCGAGCAGGTGGGGCCGGAATTCGAAGAGGCGGGCATCCCGCACGTGGAGATGCGCAAGCGCTTGCGGGGATAA
- a CDS encoding YgfZ/GcvT domain-containing protein: MPALNSQAQQLAANLDALQAGGVVCTPAGLGLVRVAGDDAASFLHTQLTNAVEDLAPGTARLAGYCSPKGRLLATFLMWRDADGIVLQLSAEIQATVQKRLSMFVLRAKAKLSDITPTHAILGVAGAGAAGALAAAGLPAPEAAFAVATADGATVIRLPDSAGQPRWQLLLPAERADAVRAALSATLTGAAPALWDWLEVQSGLPRIVAATQEQFVPQMINFELVGGVNFRKGCYPGQEVVARSQYRGTLKRRMWLVRGEGEVPAPAAEIYRPEDPGQPCGMIVNAAPAPDGGWAGLAELKIDAAGSALRLGSAEGAAVTTASLPYAVPLGEAAQAAG, translated from the coding sequence ATGCCAGCATTGAATTCCCAAGCCCAGCAACTCGCCGCCAACCTTGACGCGCTGCAGGCCGGCGGCGTGGTCTGCACCCCGGCCGGGCTCGGCCTCGTCCGCGTGGCGGGCGACGATGCCGCCAGCTTTCTGCATACCCAGCTGACCAATGCGGTCGAAGACCTGGCGCCGGGCACCGCGCGCCTGGCCGGCTACTGCTCGCCCAAGGGCCGGCTGCTGGCGACCTTCCTGATGTGGCGCGACGCCGACGGCATCGTGTTGCAGCTGTCGGCGGAGATCCAGGCCACGGTGCAGAAGCGGCTGTCGATGTTCGTGCTGCGCGCCAAGGCCAAACTGTCCGATATCACCCCCACTCACGCCATCCTGGGCGTGGCCGGCGCCGGCGCCGCCGGGGCGCTGGCCGCGGCCGGGCTGCCCGCGCCGGAGGCCGCCTTCGCCGTGGCCACGGCCGACGGCGCCACCGTGATCCGCCTGCCGGACAGCGCCGGCCAGCCGCGCTGGCAGCTGCTGCTGCCGGCCGAGCGCGCCGACGCGGTGCGCGCGGCGCTGTCCGCGACGCTGACCGGCGCCGCGCCGGCGTTGTGGGACTGGCTCGAAGTGCAGTCGGGCCTACCCCGCATCGTCGCGGCAACGCAGGAGCAGTTCGTGCCGCAGATGATCAATTTCGAGCTGGTCGGCGGCGTCAATTTCCGCAAGGGCTGCTATCCGGGCCAGGAAGTGGTGGCGCGCAGCCAGTACCGCGGCACGCTCAAGCGCCGCATGTGGCTGGTGCGGGGCGAAGGCGAGGTGCCGGCGCCCGCGGCCGAGATCTATCGCCCGGAAGACCCGGGCCAGCCCTGCGGCATGATCGTCAACGCCGCGCCCGCGCCCGATGGCGGCTGGGCCGGGCTGGCCGAGCTGAAGATCGATGCCGCCGGCAGCGCGCTGCGGCTGGGCAGCGCCGAGGGCGCTGCGGTGACCACCGCCAGCCTGCCCTACGCGGTGCCGCTGGGCGAGGCCGCGCAGGCCGCCGGCTGA
- a CDS encoding NRDE family protein has translation MCLILVAWQSHPDYALVVAGNRDEFYARPAAAAHWWQDAPQVLAGRDLAEVIGEPGTWMGVNADGRFAALTNYRAPSEKRTDARSRGELVAGFLRGHAAPFDYLDGLAGEDGCYNGFNLLASDLRELWWYSNRSASRQPQRLRPGLYGLSNALLDTPWPKVRSRVGALAEVLAADSGQPSASAEPYLQMLADERQAADFELPATGVAPEWEKLLSSAFIRSPMYGTRASTVLRIRHDGRFDLSERSFDADGRIGDVAYHGTLNLSRDTGIVQAPR, from the coding sequence ATGTGTCTGATCCTGGTTGCCTGGCAATCCCACCCGGACTATGCCCTGGTCGTGGCCGGCAACCGCGATGAATTCTATGCCCGCCCCGCGGCGGCCGCGCACTGGTGGCAGGATGCGCCCCAGGTGCTGGCCGGCCGCGACCTGGCCGAGGTCATCGGCGAGCCCGGCACCTGGATGGGCGTCAACGCCGACGGCCGTTTCGCCGCGCTGACCAACTACCGCGCCCCCTCCGAAAAACGCACCGACGCGCGCTCGCGCGGCGAGCTGGTGGCGGGCTTCCTGCGCGGCCACGCGGCGCCGTTCGACTACCTCGACGGCCTCGCCGGCGAAGACGGCTGCTACAACGGCTTCAACCTGCTGGCGAGCGACCTGCGCGAACTATGGTGGTACAGCAACCGCTCGGCGTCGCGCCAGCCGCAACGGCTGCGGCCCGGCCTGTACGGGCTGTCCAACGCGCTGCTCGATACGCCCTGGCCCAAGGTGCGCAGCCGCGTCGGCGCGCTGGCCGAAGTGCTGGCCGCCGACAGCGGCCAGCCCAGCGCCAGCGCCGAGCCCTACCTGCAGATGCTGGCCGACGAACGCCAGGCCGCGGATTTCGAGCTGCCCGCCACCGGCGTGGCGCCGGAGTGGGAAAAGCTGCTGTCGTCCGCCTTTATCCGCTCGCCGATGTACGGCACGCGCGCCAGCACGGTCCTGCGCATCCGCCACGACGGGCGCTTCGACCTGAGCGAGCGCAGCTTCGACGCCGACGGCCGCATCGGCGACGTGGCCTACCACGGCACGCTGAACCTGTCGCGCGACACCGGCATCGTGCAGGCGCCGCGCTGA
- the ltnD gene encoding L-threonate dehydrogenase codes for MSRNIGVIGLGAMGFGVAQSLLRAGFNVHACDLRAEVLQRFADAGGVPCASPAELGSRCDVVLTLVVNAQQTEAVLFGADGAAGAVSAMQPGKLVIASATVPPGFAETLGQRLAEKGLLMLDAPVSGGAARAASGEMTMMTSGPAEAYALAEDVLAAIAGKVYRLGAAHGAGSRVKIINQLLAGVHIAAAAEAMALGLREGVDPDALYDVITHSAGNSWMFENRVPHILKGDYTPLSAVDIFVKDLGMVLDTARTSKFPLPLSAAAHQMFMMASTAGHGGEDDSAVIKIFPGIELPGQAGQAE; via the coding sequence ATGTCCAGGAATATCGGCGTCATCGGCCTTGGTGCCATGGGCTTTGGTGTCGCGCAGTCGCTGCTGCGGGCCGGTTTCAACGTGCACGCCTGCGACCTGCGTGCCGAAGTGCTGCAGCGCTTTGCCGATGCCGGCGGCGTGCCGTGCGCCTCGCCCGCCGAGCTGGGCAGCCGCTGCGACGTGGTGCTGACGCTGGTGGTCAACGCGCAGCAGACCGAGGCCGTGCTGTTCGGCGCCGACGGTGCCGCCGGTGCTGTGTCTGCGATGCAGCCGGGCAAGCTGGTGATTGCCAGCGCCACGGTGCCGCCGGGCTTTGCCGAGACCCTGGGACAGCGCCTCGCCGAAAAAGGCCTGCTGATGCTCGACGCGCCGGTCTCGGGCGGCGCCGCGCGCGCCGCCAGTGGCGAGATGACCATGATGACCTCCGGCCCCGCCGAAGCCTATGCGCTGGCCGAGGACGTGCTGGCCGCCATCGCCGGCAAGGTCTACCGCCTGGGTGCCGCGCATGGTGCCGGCTCCAGGGTCAAGATCATCAACCAGCTGCTGGCCGGCGTGCATATCGCCGCCGCCGCCGAAGCGATGGCGCTGGGCCTGCGCGAAGGGGTGGACCCGGACGCGCTCTATGACGTGATCACCCACAGCGCCGGCAACTCGTGGATGTTCGAGAACCGCGTGCCGCATATCCTGAAGGGCGACTACACGCCGCTGTCCGCGGTCGACATCTTCGTCAAGGACCTGGGCATGGTGCTCGACACCGCGCGCACCAGCAAATTCCCGTTGCCGCTGTCGGCCGCGGCGCACCAGATGTTCATGATGGCGTCGACCGCCGGCCACGGCGGCGAGGACGATTCCGCCGTGATCAAGATCTTCCCGGGCATCGAGCTGCCCGGGCAGGCCGGCCAGGCAGAGTAA
- a CDS encoding DUF4936 family protein, which yields MSDHLYVYFRVPEAVAAEALPHWHRWMETVAEATGIGGTLMRRPETRAGVQTWMECYADVPPAFDATLEGLWRQSGLDHWVEGERRAEHFIDLDVL from the coding sequence ATGAGCGATCACCTCTACGTCTATTTCCGCGTGCCGGAGGCCGTCGCCGCCGAGGCGCTGCCGCACTGGCACCGCTGGATGGAAACGGTCGCCGAAGCCACCGGAATTGGTGGTACGCTGATGCGCAGGCCGGAAACCCGCGCCGGCGTGCAGACCTGGATGGAGTGCTACGCCGACGTGCCGCCCGCGTTCGATGCCACGCTGGAAGGGCTGTGGCGGCAGAGCGGGCTGGACCATTGGGTGGAAGGCGAGCGGCGCGCCGAACACTTTATCGACCTGGACGTGCTGTAG
- a CDS encoding ankyrin repeat domain-containing protein, which produces MFDMKFVRRAAGAVALAAATFAQAAPADDMRKAVEFDDANTVKKLLARGVDPNVVDNRGNPALVLALREKSLKAATVLIRAKDIDFDKANPAGETPLMMAALQGQLDMVKLMVDDMEAEINKTGWAPLHYAATNGHNDVVKYLVDHAAYIDAESPNGTTPLMMAARGGHIETVKLLLDEGADMRLKNQQGMTVIDFAERYNQAEIASGLKARWQKLYPQTPIVPAPPLKPPVAEPGGQRPAAPQSKGW; this is translated from the coding sequence ATGTTTGACATGAAGTTTGTCCGCCGTGCCGCCGGCGCTGTCGCGCTGGCCGCCGCCACGTTCGCGCAGGCCGCGCCGGCCGACGATATGCGCAAGGCGGTGGAATTCGACGACGCCAACACCGTCAAGAAGCTGCTGGCCAGGGGCGTCGACCCCAATGTGGTCGACAATCGCGGCAACCCGGCGCTGGTGCTGGCGCTGCGCGAGAAGTCGCTGAAGGCCGCCACGGTGCTGATCCGCGCCAAGGACATCGACTTCGACAAGGCCAACCCGGCCGGCGAGACCCCGCTGATGATGGCCGCGCTGCAGGGCCAGCTCGACATGGTCAAGCTGATGGTCGACGACATGGAGGCCGAGATCAACAAGACCGGCTGGGCCCCGCTGCACTATGCCGCCACCAACGGCCACAACGACGTGGTCAAGTACCTGGTCGACCATGCCGCGTATATCGACGCCGAAAGCCCCAACGGCACCACCCCGCTGATGATGGCCGCGCGCGGCGGCCATATCGAAACCGTCAAGCTGCTGCTCGACGAAGGCGCCGACATGCGCCTGAAGAACCAGCAGGGCATGACCGTGATCGACTTTGCCGAGCGCTACAACCAGGCCGAGATCGCCAGCGGCCTGAAGGCGCGCTGGCAGAAGCTGTATCCGCAGACGCCGATCGTGCCGGCGCCGCCGCTGAAGCCGCCGGTCGCCGAGCCCGGCGGCCAGCGCCCCGCGGCGCCGCAGAGCAAGGGCTGGTAA
- a CDS encoding TatD family hydrolase gives MFVDSHCHIDFPELAARLPELLDNMRANQVTHALCISVTLEDFPRVLALAEQHPNLYASVGVHPDYEEGEDPTLERLVALSAHPRVVGTGETGLDYYRLNGRSIAEMEWQRERFRTHIRAARQTGKPLIIHTRSSADDTLRLMREENAGEAGGVMHCFTETWEVARQALDQGFHISFSGIVTFKSAADLQETARKVPLERMLIETDSPYLAPVPYRGKTNEPAWVRHVGEFIAQLRGVPVEQVAEQTTENFFNLFKHIDRKSHV, from the coding sequence ATGTTTGTCGATTCCCACTGCCATATCGATTTCCCCGAACTGGCCGCGCGCCTGCCGGAGCTGCTGGACAATATGCGCGCCAACCAGGTCACGCATGCGCTGTGCATCTCGGTCACGCTGGAAGACTTCCCGCGTGTGCTGGCGCTGGCCGAGCAGCATCCCAACCTGTACGCGTCGGTCGGCGTGCATCCCGATTACGAAGAAGGCGAGGACCCGACGCTGGAGCGGCTGGTGGCGCTGTCGGCGCACCCGCGCGTGGTCGGCACCGGCGAGACCGGGCTGGATTACTACCGGCTCAACGGCCGCAGCATCGCCGAGATGGAATGGCAGCGCGAACGCTTCCGCACCCATATCCGCGCCGCGCGCCAGACCGGCAAGCCGCTGATCATCCATACCCGCTCGTCCGCCGACGACACCCTGCGCCTGATGCGCGAGGAAAACGCGGGCGAGGCCGGCGGCGTGATGCACTGCTTTACCGAGACCTGGGAGGTCGCCCGCCAGGCGCTGGACCAGGGCTTCCATATCTCGTTTTCCGGCATCGTCACCTTCAAGAGCGCGGCGGACCTGCAGGAAACCGCGCGCAAGGTGCCGCTCGAGCGCATGCTGATCGAGACCGATTCCCCCTACCTGGCCCCCGTGCCGTACCGCGGCAAGACCAACGAGCCGGCCTGGGTACGCCATGTGGGCGAGTTCATCGCGCAGCTGCGCGGGGTGCCGGTGGAGCAGGTCGCGGAACAGACGACGGAAAACTTCTTCAATCTATTCAAGCACATTGACAGGAAATCTCATGTTTGA
- the mltG gene encoding endolytic transglycosylase MltG gives MKRLLLSLGLAVLVFALAAVGGFAWWANHPVSLGKSPVEVVIKPNSGVASVGRQIQRGGVGMDPRLFVLLARLTGHGADLKAGGYEFETGATPLSIIGKLSRGEVTHYVVTVIEGWEFRKMRAAVDASPALRHDTRGMTDAELMKAIGAPETSPEGLFFPDTYLFARGSSDIELYKHAYRAMQRRLNEAWNARSPDLPYKTPYEALVMASIVEKETGQAAERPMIAAVFINRLRKNMLLQTDPTVIYGLGDAFDGDLRKRDLQADTPYNTYTRTGLPPTPIALPGLASLAAATTPAPSDALYFVARGDGSSHFSNSLPEHNRAVDKYQRGK, from the coding sequence ATGAAACGTTTACTCCTCAGCCTTGGGCTTGCCGTGCTGGTGTTCGCGCTGGCGGCCGTGGGCGGCTTTGCGTGGTGGGCCAATCACCCGGTGTCGCTGGGCAAGTCGCCGGTAGAAGTGGTGATCAAGCCCAATTCCGGTGTGGCCAGCGTCGGCCGGCAGATCCAGCGCGGCGGCGTGGGCATGGACCCGCGGCTGTTCGTGCTGCTGGCGCGCCTGACCGGCCACGGCGCCGACCTGAAGGCCGGCGGCTATGAGTTCGAAACCGGCGCCACGCCGCTGTCGATCATTGGCAAGCTCTCGCGCGGCGAGGTCACGCACTACGTGGTCACGGTGATCGAGGGCTGGGAATTCCGCAAGATGCGCGCCGCGGTCGATGCCAGCCCGGCGCTGCGCCACGACACCCGCGGCATGACCGACGCGGAACTGATGAAGGCCATCGGCGCGCCCGAGACCTCGCCCGAGGGGCTGTTCTTTCCCGACACCTACCTGTTCGCGCGCGGCAGCAGCGACATCGAGCTGTACAAGCACGCCTACCGCGCCATGCAGCGCCGCCTGAACGAGGCCTGGAACGCGCGCTCGCCCGACCTGCCGTACAAGACCCCGTACGAGGCGCTGGTGATGGCGTCGATCGTCGAGAAGGAAACCGGCCAGGCCGCCGAGCGCCCGATGATCGCCGCGGTGTTCATCAACCGGCTGCGCAAGAACATGCTGCTGCAGACCGACCCGACCGTGATCTACGGCCTCGGTGACGCCTTCGACGGCGACCTGCGCAAGCGCGACCTGCAGGCCGACACCCCGTACAATACCTACACCCGCACCGGCCTGCCGCCCACGCCGATCGCGCTGCCGGGGCTGGCCTCGCTGGCCGCGGCGACCACGCCGGCGCCGTCCGACGCGCTGTACTTCGTCGCCCGCGGCGACGGCAGCAGCCATTTCTCCAACTCGCTACCCGAACACAACCGCGCGGTCGACAAGTACCAGCGCGGCAAATAG
- the tmk gene encoding dTMP kinase — translation MRGKFITFEGIDGAGKSTHIDWVADRLRARADIAGVVTTREPGGTSLGEDLRQILLHRKMHLETEALLMFAARREHIAEVIAPALERGKWVISDRFTDATFAYQGGGRGLATDRLEVLEGWVQCGLQPDLTLLFDVPLETASARLAAARTPDKFEAESRAFFQRTRDEYLRRAAQSPQRFRVIDATRSIADIRDELEKILATI, via the coding sequence ATGCGCGGAAAATTCATTACCTTCGAGGGCATCGACGGCGCCGGCAAGAGCACCCATATCGACTGGGTCGCCGACCGGCTGCGCGCCCGCGCCGACATCGCCGGTGTTGTCACCACGCGCGAGCCCGGCGGCACGTCGCTGGGCGAAGACCTGCGCCAGATCCTGCTGCACCGCAAGATGCACCTGGAGACCGAGGCGCTGCTGATGTTCGCGGCCCGGCGCGAGCATATCGCCGAAGTCATCGCCCCGGCGCTGGAGCGCGGCAAGTGGGTCATTTCCGACCGTTTCACCGACGCCACCTTTGCCTACCAGGGCGGCGGCCGCGGCCTGGCCACGGACCGGCTGGAAGTGCTGGAAGGCTGGGTCCAGTGCGGCCTGCAGCCGGACCTGACGCTGCTGTTCGATGTGCCGCTGGAAACCGCCAGCGCGCGCCTGGCCGCGGCGCGCACGCCGGACAAGTTCGAGGCCGAATCGCGCGCCTTCTTCCAGCGCACCCGCGACGAATACCTGCGCCGCGCGGCGCAGTCGCCGCAGCGCTTCCGCGTCATCGACGCCACGCGCAGCATTGCCGATATTCGCGACGAACTTGAGAAGATCCTCGCAACTATCTGA
- a CDS encoding DNA polymerase III subunit delta' codes for MLYPWQNEDWQRLGALRERLPHALLIHGQQGIGKRDLALHFAQGLLCEAPLADGQPCGQCAACHWFSQGNHPDFTVVRPEALDASAEAETDEGGKKKAPSKIIRMEQVRALIEAVGVGTHRAGLRVVVVYPLDALQAEGANALLKTLEEPPPSTVFLLVTDRLDLILPTILSRCRQFSAQRPTPEAALAWLRGQGVADAEAQLALAGGSPLTALHAAEAEEQPLQRWLVGQLGAAAAFDAAAAAEQLQKLPVPAVLGILQRWTYDLLALRLDGGATPRYFPRERAVLARCAGATDAHGLQAFAARLNAHRRSENHPLAARLVMEAVFLEYRQLFR; via the coding sequence ATGCTATATCCCTGGCAGAACGAAGACTGGCAACGGCTGGGCGCGCTGCGCGAGCGGCTGCCGCATGCCTTGCTGATCCACGGCCAGCAAGGCATCGGCAAGCGCGACCTGGCGCTGCATTTCGCCCAGGGGCTGCTGTGCGAGGCGCCGCTGGCGGACGGGCAGCCGTGCGGGCAGTGCGCCGCCTGCCACTGGTTCAGCCAGGGCAACCACCCGGACTTCACCGTGGTGCGGCCCGAGGCCCTCGACGCCTCGGCCGAGGCCGAAACCGACGAGGGCGGCAAGAAGAAGGCGCCCAGCAAGATCATCCGCATGGAGCAGGTGCGCGCGCTGATCGAGGCGGTCGGCGTGGGCACGCACCGCGCTGGCCTGCGCGTGGTGGTGGTCTATCCGCTCGACGCGCTGCAGGCCGAGGGCGCCAACGCCTTGCTGAAGACGCTGGAAGAACCGCCGCCGTCGACCGTGTTCCTGCTGGTGACCGACCGCCTCGACCTCATCCTGCCGACCATCCTGTCGCGCTGCCGCCAGTTCTCGGCCCAGCGCCCGACCCCCGAGGCCGCGCTGGCGTGGTTGCGCGGGCAGGGCGTGGCGGATGCCGAGGCCCAGCTGGCGCTGGCCGGCGGCTCGCCGCTGACCGCGCTGCACGCGGCCGAGGCCGAGGAGCAGCCGCTGCAGCGCTGGCTGGTCGGCCAGCTCGGCGCCGCGGCCGCGTTCGACGCCGCCGCCGCGGCCGAGCAACTGCAGAAGCTGCCGGTGCCCGCCGTGCTTGGCATCTTGCAGCGCTGGACGTACGATCTGCTGGCACTGCGGCTGGATGGCGGTGCCACGCCGCGGTACTTCCCCAGGGAGCGCGCCGTGCTGGCGCGCTGTGCCGGCGCGACCGATGCGCACGGGCTGCAGGCGTTTGCCGCGCGCCTGAACGCGCACCGCCGCAGCGAGAATCATCCGCTGGCGGCGCGGCTGGTGATGGAGGCGGTATTCCTGGAGTACCGGCAGCTGTTCCGCTAG
- a CDS encoding GNAT family N-acetyltransferase, producing MNFSLRIAEPRDLPGIVAIYNSTVASRMVTADTEPVTVASRQAWFDAHQPARRPLWVCEDADGGMAGWMSFSDFYGRPAYGATAEVSIYLDAQRRGQGLGRYLLQQAIDHAPTVGVNTLLGFIFGHNAPSLGLFAALGFTRWGDLPRVAVLDGVERDLIIVGRRVDAA from the coding sequence ATGAATTTTTCGCTACGTATTGCCGAGCCCCGCGACCTGCCGGGCATCGTCGCCATCTACAACAGCACCGTGGCTTCGCGCATGGTTACCGCCGACACCGAGCCGGTCACCGTGGCCTCGCGCCAGGCGTGGTTCGACGCCCACCAGCCCGCGCGCCGTCCGCTGTGGGTGTGCGAGGACGCCGACGGCGGCATGGCCGGCTGGATGAGCTTTTCCGATTTCTACGGGCGCCCGGCCTATGGCGCGACCGCAGAGGTGTCGATCTACCTGGATGCGCAGCGCCGCGGCCAGGGGCTGGGGCGCTATCTGCTGCAGCAGGCCATCGACCACGCGCCCACGGTCGGCGTCAACACGCTGCTCGGTTTTATCTTCGGCCACAACGCGCCCAGCCTGGGCCTGTTCGCGGCGCTGGGCTTCACGCGCTGGGGCGACCTGCCGCGCGTGGCCGTGCTCGACGGCGTCGAGCGCGACCTGATCATCGTCGGCCGCCGCGTGGACGCGGCCTGA
- the otnK gene encoding 3-oxo-tetronate kinase: MTALLGCIADDFTGATDLANTLVRNGMRTVQTIGVPASMADIGSADAVVVALKSRTVPAAQAVAESLAALQWLRAQGCRQFVFKYCSTFDSTDAGNIGPVAEALLAALDSDFTIACPAFPENGRTIFRGHLFVGDALLNQSGMEHHPLTPMTDANLVRVLQRQSKHKVGLLRHDAVASGAQATAERIAALRGDGVRMAIADAVSDADLLTLGEACAGLPLITGGSGIALGLPENFRRAGLLPQRADADAVPAVDGPGVVLAGSASRATNGQVARWLEQGRPALRIDPLALARGEAVADAALAFAAAHDQPVLVYATSSPDEVKAVQAELGVARAGHLVEQCLATVAAGLKVRGTRRFVVAGGETSGAVVQALGVRALRIGAQIAPGVPATVTLDATPLALALKSGNFGGPDFFDEALRQLGGE, translated from the coding sequence ATGACCGCCCTCCTTGGCTGCATCGCCGACGACTTCACCGGCGCCACCGACCTCGCCAACACGCTGGTGCGCAACGGCATGCGCACCGTGCAGACCATCGGCGTGCCCGCATCCATGGCCGATATCGGCAGCGCCGACGCCGTGGTGGTCGCGCTCAAGTCGCGCACCGTGCCCGCGGCCCAGGCCGTGGCCGAGTCGCTGGCCGCGCTGCAATGGCTGCGCGCGCAGGGCTGCCGCCAGTTCGTCTTCAAGTACTGCTCGACCTTCGATTCGACCGACGCCGGCAATATCGGCCCGGTGGCCGAGGCCCTGCTGGCGGCGCTGGACAGCGACTTCACCATCGCCTGCCCGGCCTTCCCCGAGAACGGCCGCACCATCTTCCGCGGCCACCTGTTCGTCGGCGATGCGCTGCTGAACCAATCGGGCATGGAACACCATCCGCTGACGCCGATGACCGATGCCAACCTGGTGCGCGTGCTGCAGCGCCAGAGCAAGCACAAGGTCGGGCTGCTGCGCCATGACGCGGTCGCGAGCGGCGCGCAGGCGACCGCCGAGCGCATCGCCGCGCTGCGCGGCGACGGCGTGCGCATGGCGATTGCCGATGCGGTGTCCGACGCGGACCTGCTTACACTGGGCGAGGCGTGCGCCGGGCTGCCGCTGATCACCGGCGGCTCCGGCATCGCGCTGGGCCTGCCGGAGAATTTCCGCCGCGCCGGCCTGCTGCCGCAGCGCGCCGACGCCGACGCGGTGCCGGCCGTCGACGGCCCCGGCGTGGTGCTGGCCGGCAGCGCCTCGCGCGCGACCAACGGCCAGGTGGCACGCTGGCTCGAGCAAGGCCGTCCGGCGCTGCGCATCGACCCGCTCGCGCTGGCGCGCGGCGAGGCCGTGGCCGACGCGGCGCTCGCCTTTGCCGCCGCGCATGACCAGCCCGTGCTGGTTTATGCGACTTCCAGCCCAGACGAAGTCAAGGCGGTGCAGGCCGAGCTGGGCGTGGCGCGCGCCGGCCACCTGGTCGAGCAATGCCTGGCCACGGTCGCCGCCGGTCTGAAGGTACGCGGCACGCGCCGCTTCGTGGTGGCGGGCGGCGAGACCTCGGGCGCGGTGGTGCAGGCGCTGGGCGTGCGCGCGCTGCGGATCGGCGCGCAGATCGCGCCGGGCGTGCCGGCCACGGTCACGCTGGATGCCACGCCGCTGGCGCTCGCGCTCAAGTCGGGCAATTTCGGCGGCCCGGACTTCTTTGACGAAGCGCTGCGCCAGCTGGGAGGCGAGTAA